In Catenulispora sp. MAP5-51, a genomic segment contains:
- a CDS encoding ABC transporter substrate-binding protein, with protein MRTTLIRATTALTALAAVAVMAGCGSSTSAKSGTGSAAGGSHGKVTLSFVNWDGGMQTAVDQWNKANPDIQVQLTKPSGTGYTLYNKLITNNAAGTNPDVTEVEYQALPALIANKVIVPIDQYIGDISADFDKSSLAQVQFEGKTYGVPQNVCPMVFFYRKDVFDSLGLKPPTTWDEYAADAATIHAKNPKQYIGNFSAVDSGWFAGLAQQAGANWWTTTGTTWNVAIDDAPTQKVANYWSGLIDKGLVSPEPNWSPQWSTDMNDGTIIGWVSAQWAPNQFPSVAKDTSGKWVAAALPAWSAGDPTVGIWGGETEAVTSNSKHPAEAAKFVKWLNSSQDGVKTLIQQVDVFPASLANQDQDALKTPPPFMSDQSDYNTLIAQQAKNVRTFQVWGPNANVTFDAYSNDFAAALQNKTPLSAALTQMQQATVDDLKKRGFSVTG; from the coding sequence TTGCGTACCACCCTCATAAGAGCCACCACAGCCCTGACGGCGCTCGCCGCCGTCGCGGTCATGGCCGGATGCGGTTCCTCGACGTCCGCCAAGAGCGGCACCGGCAGCGCCGCGGGCGGCTCCCACGGCAAGGTGACGCTGTCCTTCGTCAACTGGGACGGCGGCATGCAGACCGCGGTGGACCAGTGGAACAAGGCGAACCCCGACATCCAGGTGCAGCTGACCAAGCCGTCGGGCACCGGCTACACCCTGTACAACAAGCTGATCACCAACAACGCCGCCGGCACCAACCCGGACGTCACCGAGGTCGAGTACCAGGCGCTCCCGGCGCTGATCGCCAACAAGGTCATCGTCCCGATCGACCAGTACATCGGCGACATCTCCGCGGACTTCGACAAGTCCTCGCTGGCGCAGGTGCAGTTCGAGGGCAAGACCTACGGCGTCCCGCAGAACGTCTGCCCGATGGTCTTCTTCTACCGCAAGGACGTCTTCGACTCCCTGGGTCTGAAGCCCCCGACCACTTGGGACGAGTACGCGGCCGACGCCGCGACCATCCACGCCAAGAACCCCAAGCAGTACATCGGCAACTTCTCGGCCGTGGACTCCGGCTGGTTCGCCGGGCTCGCGCAGCAGGCCGGCGCCAACTGGTGGACCACCACCGGCACCACCTGGAACGTCGCCATCGACGACGCCCCCACGCAGAAGGTCGCGAACTACTGGAGCGGCCTGATCGACAAGGGCCTGGTCTCCCCGGAACCGAACTGGTCCCCGCAGTGGAGCACCGACATGAACGACGGCACGATCATCGGCTGGGTGAGCGCGCAGTGGGCGCCGAACCAGTTCCCCTCGGTGGCCAAGGACACCTCCGGCAAGTGGGTGGCCGCGGCGCTGCCGGCCTGGAGCGCCGGCGACCCGACGGTGGGCATCTGGGGCGGTGAGACCGAGGCCGTGACCTCCAACTCCAAGCACCCGGCCGAGGCCGCGAAGTTCGTGAAGTGGCTGAACTCTTCACAGGACGGCGTCAAGACCCTGATTCAGCAGGTCGACGTGTTCCCGGCGTCGCTGGCCAACCAGGACCAGGACGCGCTGAAGACCCCGCCGCCGTTCATGTCCGACCAGTCGGACTACAACACCCTGATAGCGCAGCAGGCCAAGAACGTGCGCACCTTCCAGGTCTGGGGCCCGAACGCGAACGTCACCTTCGACGCGTACTCCAACGACTTCGCCGCCGCGCTGCAGAACAAGACGCCGCTGTCCGCGGCGCTGACTCAGATGCAGCAGGCGACCGTCGACGACCTGAAGAAGCGCGGCTTCTCGGTGACGGGCTGA
- a CDS encoding carbohydrate ABC transporter permease, with protein MKVRRRRHTLLPQALLLPAVVLFLLFTVAPGGYAIYLSFMKQKAGGGLFGTDNPTTVFAGLENYTAAFSDGEFWHSIGRMLLVAVIGVPATIGFSTLFALCLDAKRARLVGFSRLAIFLPYAVPGVVATLLWGFMYLPATSPIGGNTVNYFGSHTVFFSVANVAVWGVLGFNMVVIYTSLRGLPRELFQAAELDGASELQIALRIKLPMLAPTLTLVTVFSLIGALQLFNEPTTLKPVTNAISSTWVPLMRVYTDAFVDNDIYRGAAASFLLIVLTVAATVAANTVLRLIARRSER; from the coding sequence ATGAAGGTTCGCCGCCGGCGTCACACGCTGCTTCCACAGGCCCTGCTCCTGCCGGCCGTGGTGTTGTTCCTGCTGTTCACCGTCGCCCCGGGCGGCTATGCGATCTACCTGAGCTTCATGAAGCAGAAGGCCGGCGGCGGCCTGTTCGGGACGGACAACCCGACGACCGTCTTCGCCGGGCTGGAGAACTACACAGCGGCCTTCAGCGACGGGGAGTTCTGGCACAGCATCGGCCGGATGCTGCTGGTTGCGGTCATCGGTGTGCCGGCGACCATCGGCTTCTCGACGCTGTTCGCGCTGTGCCTGGACGCCAAACGGGCCCGGCTCGTCGGTTTCTCGCGACTGGCGATCTTCCTGCCGTACGCGGTGCCCGGCGTGGTCGCCACCTTGCTGTGGGGCTTCATGTACCTGCCGGCGACCAGTCCGATCGGCGGGAACACCGTGAACTACTTCGGTTCGCACACGGTGTTCTTCTCCGTGGCCAACGTGGCGGTGTGGGGCGTGTTGGGCTTCAACATGGTCGTCATCTACACCTCTTTGCGCGGCCTGCCGCGCGAGCTGTTCCAGGCCGCCGAGCTGGACGGGGCCAGCGAGCTGCAGATCGCGCTGCGCATCAAGCTGCCGATGCTGGCCCCGACGCTGACGCTGGTGACCGTCTTCTCGCTGATCGGCGCTCTGCAGCTGTTCAACGAGCCGACCACGCTCAAGCCGGTCACCAACGCGATCAGCTCCACGTGGGTGCCCCTGATGCGCGTCTACACCGACGCCTTCGTCGACAACGACATCTACCGCGGGGCGGCCGCCTCGTTCCTGCTCATCGTGCTGACGGTCGCCGCCACCGTGGCCGCCAACACGGTGCTCCGTCTGATAGCGCGTAGGAGTGAACGATGA
- a CDS encoding carbohydrate ABC transporter permease, producing the protein MKARTNWIPTIILLIGAVYCVLPVVWIVIASTKTNSELFSTAPFAPSFHGGFFSNLRALFAYDHGIFARWAVNSVIYAVGGATLSTIVCGCAGYALGKYRFYGSVWLFRLIVAAVLLPQIMLAIPQFLLLAEFGLTNNYAAVILPQLVSPFAIYLCKVYAEASVSDEVLEAARCDGASEWRMFASIGSRLMMPALVTVFLLQFIGIWNNFLLPFVMLNRDQLFPLTEGLYGLLIITGGQAAQYTIVIVGVLVSIVPLAAVFLLLQRYWRVDLVSGGVKA; encoded by the coding sequence ATGAAGGCGCGCACCAACTGGATCCCGACCATCATCCTGCTGATCGGCGCGGTGTACTGCGTGCTGCCGGTGGTGTGGATCGTGATCGCGTCCACCAAGACCAACAGCGAGCTGTTCTCCACCGCGCCGTTCGCGCCGTCCTTCCACGGCGGCTTCTTCTCCAACCTGCGCGCGCTGTTCGCCTACGACCACGGCATCTTCGCGCGCTGGGCGGTCAACTCGGTGATCTACGCCGTCGGCGGCGCGACGCTGTCCACGATCGTGTGCGGCTGCGCCGGCTACGCCCTGGGCAAGTACCGCTTTTACGGCAGTGTCTGGCTGTTCCGGCTGATCGTCGCCGCGGTCCTGCTCCCGCAGATCATGCTGGCCATCCCGCAGTTCCTGCTGCTGGCCGAGTTCGGGCTCACCAACAACTACGCGGCGGTGATCCTGCCGCAGCTGGTCAGTCCGTTCGCCATCTACCTGTGCAAGGTCTACGCCGAGGCCTCCGTCAGCGACGAGGTGCTGGAGGCGGCCCGGTGCGACGGGGCCTCGGAATGGCGGATGTTCGCCTCCATCGGCTCGCGGCTGATGATGCCGGCGCTGGTGACGGTTTTCCTGCTGCAGTTCATCGGGATCTGGAACAACTTCCTGCTGCCGTTCGTGATGCTCAACCGGGACCAGCTCTTCCCGCTGACCGAGGGGCTGTACGGGCTGCTCATCATCACCGGCGGCCAGGCCGCGCAGTACACGATCGTCATCGTCGGGGTGTTGGTGTCGATCGTTCCGCTGGCGGCGGTGTTCCTGTTGTTGCAACGGTATTGGCGGGTCGATCTGGTTTCCGGAGGAGTCAAGGCATGA
- a CDS encoding aldo/keto reductase, translated as MTVDLPRLGFGAAAIANDGVGLGQALDCVDAAWESGMRYFDTAPMYGSGHSERLLGLALRGRPRTEYVLSTKVGRLVRPTHPDTAQTGAPWIYDFSPDGVLTSLEESLLRLGVDSVDLVYIHDPDDHWREALEGAWPTVARLRDEGVVRAVGVGMVQAPMLARFIRETDIDLVLAAGVYTLLDTQAIDDLLPEAQRRGIGVVAAQSLHGGLIDGVANPMFRYRPVDEQTRAKTALIAKVCHEFGMPTAAVALQFPYGHPAVRCGLTGPASRAQLAQNLSWASQPIPPALWGRLREEGLLPTDVPVPSADLTIV; from the coding sequence ATGACGGTCGATCTTCCCCGCCTGGGCTTCGGCGCGGCCGCGATCGCGAACGACGGGGTCGGCCTCGGGCAGGCCCTGGACTGTGTGGACGCCGCGTGGGAGAGCGGGATGCGCTACTTCGACACGGCGCCGATGTACGGATCCGGACACTCCGAACGTCTGCTCGGCCTGGCCCTTCGGGGCCGGCCGCGCACGGAGTACGTGCTGAGCACCAAAGTCGGGCGCCTGGTCCGGCCCACCCACCCCGACACCGCACAGACCGGCGCTCCCTGGATCTACGACTTCAGCCCGGACGGCGTGCTCACCTCGCTGGAGGAGAGCCTGCTGCGCCTGGGCGTCGACAGCGTGGACCTGGTATACATCCACGATCCCGACGACCATTGGCGCGAGGCCCTGGAAGGCGCCTGGCCGACGGTGGCCCGGCTGCGCGACGAGGGAGTGGTCCGCGCGGTCGGGGTCGGGATGGTGCAGGCGCCGATGCTGGCGCGTTTCATCCGGGAGACCGACATCGACCTGGTGCTGGCGGCCGGCGTCTATACCCTGCTGGACACCCAGGCCATCGACGATCTGCTCCCCGAGGCGCAGCGGCGCGGCATCGGTGTCGTGGCGGCCCAGTCGTTGCACGGCGGGCTCATCGACGGCGTCGCGAACCCGATGTTCCGTTACCGGCCGGTCGACGAACAGACGCGCGCGAAGACGGCGCTTATCGCAAAGGTTTGTCATGAGTTCGGGATGCCGACGGCGGCCGTGGCCTTGCAGTTCCCGTACGGGCATCCGGCGGTGCGCTGCGGTCTGACCGGCCCCGCCTCGCGTGCGCAGTTGGCGCAGAACCTGTCCTGGGCCTCGCAGCCGATACCGCCTGCCCTGTGGGGCCGACTGCGGGAGGAGGGTCTGCTGCCGACCGACGTCCCGGTGCCCTCGGCGGATCTGACGATTGTTTAG
- a CDS encoding serine/threonine-protein kinase: MRTRTGQPPQAFHPAHIGPYEVLRRLGAGAMGEVFLARSASSRLVAVKTIRSGLAEHPGYRRRFAHEVDAAKRVSGAFTAAVVGADPHADLPWLATVYVPAPSLEELVTTCGPMAVSTVRWLAAGCAEALECVHRAGLVHRDFKPANVLVTADGPRVIDFGLARSDGLPQGTAAGMVMGTPLYMAPEQAMGDRAVGPAADVFALGATLYHAATGAALYQEEKAVGVLLQKMRQSADLTPVPRELRGLIAGCLALEPDDRPTPASLIAALAPHLAAADTVHPLPEAVLAYIEDYRTAQLELTRSRRSAGPDGAGAAAGAATHVAARDGDLGEPGDSEELALGGGGGRGDSGDRGGAAAFAGGAHFAHDGTVEQDLRPRHPSLPPDEASANRSTANRRRYRAHWWERDRFGRRSPVVPTVVAVCVLLALGGAAISGLLLIGSLKDGNSGDSARPEAGGPAATVTTTAGPGPTGSAPGSPPGSPPPTNSPPPPTREGGPPLGGGPPFGGGGGGPASPPPGAVTQVGGTQLGVRPPFGDPRTTYILNGNGWPAGQTVTITFLDASVPPVKTVVDGSGMFSVALDQGAGAVVLPDGRYHVRAALGSRSLAVSFVVGPPLY, encoded by the coding sequence ATGCGGACGCGGACAGGGCAGCCGCCCCAAGCGTTTCACCCCGCCCACATCGGGCCGTACGAGGTCTTGCGCCGCCTTGGCGCCGGGGCGATGGGCGAGGTGTTCCTCGCCCGTTCGGCCTCCTCGCGGCTCGTGGCGGTCAAGACCATCCGGTCCGGGCTGGCCGAGCACCCCGGCTACCGCCGCCGTTTCGCCCACGAGGTGGACGCGGCCAAGCGGGTCAGCGGTGCCTTCACCGCCGCGGTGGTGGGCGCCGATCCGCACGCCGACCTGCCGTGGCTGGCCACCGTCTACGTGCCCGCGCCCTCGCTGGAGGAGCTGGTCACCACCTGCGGGCCGATGGCCGTGTCGACGGTGCGCTGGCTGGCCGCCGGCTGCGCCGAGGCGCTGGAGTGCGTACACCGGGCCGGGCTGGTCCACCGGGACTTCAAGCCGGCCAACGTGCTGGTCACCGCCGACGGCCCGCGCGTCATCGACTTCGGGCTGGCCCGCAGCGACGGACTGCCGCAGGGCACCGCGGCCGGCATGGTGATGGGGACGCCGCTGTACATGGCGCCCGAGCAGGCGATGGGGGACCGGGCCGTCGGACCGGCCGCCGACGTGTTCGCCCTCGGCGCGACGTTGTACCACGCGGCCACCGGCGCGGCCCTGTATCAGGAGGAGAAGGCGGTCGGCGTCCTGCTGCAGAAGATGCGGCAGTCTGCGGACCTCACACCGGTGCCCAGGGAACTGCGCGGACTGATCGCCGGATGCCTGGCGCTGGAGCCGGACGACCGGCCCACGCCCGCCTCGCTGATCGCCGCCCTGGCGCCGCACCTGGCCGCGGCCGACACGGTGCACCCGCTGCCCGAGGCGGTGCTGGCGTACATCGAGGACTACCGCACCGCGCAGCTGGAGCTGACGCGGTCGCGGCGCTCCGCAGGGCCGGACGGGGCCGGCGCTGCCGCCGGGGCGGCGACGCATGTGGCGGCGCGCGACGGCGATCTCGGCGAGCCCGGCGACTCCGAGGAACTCGCCCTCGGGGGCGGCGGCGGGCGCGGTGACAGCGGGGATCGTGGCGGCGCCGCGGCTTTTGCCGGCGGCGCGCACTTCGCCCATGACGGGACCGTGGAGCAAGACCTGCGGCCCCGTCACCCGTCGCTGCCCCCGGACGAGGCATCGGCGAACCGCTCCACCGCCAACCGCCGGCGGTACCGGGCCCATTGGTGGGAGCGCGACCGCTTCGGGCGGCGCTCACCGGTGGTGCCGACCGTGGTCGCGGTGTGCGTCCTGCTGGCCCTCGGCGGCGCGGCGATCAGCGGTCTGCTGCTGATCGGGTCGCTGAAGGACGGCAACAGCGGCGACTCGGCGCGTCCGGAGGCCGGCGGTCCCGCGGCCACGGTGACGACGACCGCGGGGCCGGGCCCCACGGGCTCGGCACCCGGCTCGCCGCCCGGCTCCCCTCCTCCGACCAACTCCCCGCCGCCGCCGACCCGGGAGGGCGGGCCGCCGCTGGGTGGCGGGCCGCCGTTCGGCGGCGGTGGCGGCGGCCCGGCCAGCCCGCCGCCCGGCGCGGTCACCCAGGTCGGCGGCACCCAACTCGGGGTGCGGCCGCCGTTCGGCGACCCCCGGACCACCTACATCCTCAACGGCAACGGCTGGCCGGCCGGTCAGACCGTCACCATCACGTTCCTCGACGCCTCCGTGCCGCCGGTCAAGACCGTGGTGGACGGCAGCGGGATGTTCAGCGTCGCCCTGGACCAGGGCGCCGGCGCGGTGGTGCTGCCCGACGGGCGCTACCACGTGCGGGCCGCGCTGGGGAGCCGGTCGCTGGCGGTGTCGTTCGTGGTCGGGCCGCCGCTGTACTGA
- the kstD gene encoding 3-oxosteroid 1-dehydrogenase — MPEQGTPDLSRRRVLQGAAAGTAALVGAGAFTAATSAYADAPVLGTYDVVVVGCGAAGMTAALTAAARGLSVVVVEKAPTFGGSAARSGAGIWIPNNSVILAAGVPDTPALAAEYLAAVVGGGSTPARQNAFLANGPAMLSFVMAHSPCRFKWMDGYSDYYPELPGGMPGGRSIEPDVIDGNILGSELANLNPAYLPVPAGLVVFSQDYKWINLAAVNAKGTAVAAEAAARGAAAALAGQKPLTMGQSLATGLRAGLMQAGVPVLLNTPLTDLNIVNGAAAGVVVTQNSSPGLINARRGVIVGSGGFEHNAAMRAQYQQQPIGTSWSVGAKENTGDGILAGQRAGAALALMDDAWWGPTIPSGDGPYFCLAERTLPGGLIVNQAGHRFVDEAAPYVDVVHTMYRQNATAPDIPAWLIIDQNFRDRYVFRDILPTLPFPDSWYQNGSVYRDLTLWGLAGQIGVSPSVLTNTVAHFNGLAITGKDTDFGRGVSVYDHYYTDPAIIPNSCLAPLWLAPFYALRIVPGDLGTKGGMVTDERARVLRPDGSVIGGLYAAGNASAAVMGHSYAGAGSTIGPAMTFGYIAGNDI; from the coding sequence ATGCCTGAGCAGGGAACACCAGACCTCTCCCGCCGCCGTGTCCTCCAGGGCGCCGCCGCGGGGACCGCCGCTCTGGTCGGCGCAGGGGCCTTCACCGCCGCCACCAGCGCCTACGCCGACGCCCCGGTGCTGGGCACGTACGACGTCGTCGTGGTCGGCTGCGGCGCCGCCGGGATGACCGCCGCCCTGACCGCCGCCGCCCGCGGGCTGTCCGTGGTCGTCGTGGAGAAGGCCCCGACCTTCGGCGGCTCGGCCGCGCGCTCCGGGGCCGGGATCTGGATCCCGAACAACTCGGTGATCCTGGCCGCCGGAGTCCCGGACACCCCGGCCCTGGCCGCCGAGTACCTGGCCGCCGTCGTCGGCGGCGGATCGACCCCGGCCCGGCAGAACGCCTTCCTGGCCAACGGCCCGGCGATGCTGTCGTTCGTCATGGCGCACAGCCCGTGCCGTTTCAAGTGGATGGACGGCTACTCCGACTACTATCCGGAACTTCCCGGCGGGATGCCGGGCGGCCGCTCCATCGAGCCCGACGTCATCGACGGCAACATCCTCGGCTCCGAACTCGCCAACCTCAACCCGGCCTACCTCCCGGTCCCGGCGGGCCTGGTGGTGTTCAGCCAGGATTACAAGTGGATCAACCTGGCCGCCGTCAACGCCAAGGGCACGGCCGTCGCCGCCGAGGCCGCCGCACGCGGCGCCGCCGCGGCCCTGGCCGGCCAGAAGCCGCTGACCATGGGCCAGTCCCTGGCCACCGGGCTGCGGGCCGGGCTGATGCAGGCCGGCGTCCCGGTGCTGCTGAACACCCCGCTCACCGACCTGAACATCGTCAACGGCGCCGCGGCCGGCGTCGTGGTCACCCAGAACAGCAGCCCCGGCCTCATCAACGCCCGGCGCGGCGTGATCGTCGGTTCCGGCGGGTTCGAACACAACGCCGCGATGCGGGCCCAGTACCAGCAGCAGCCGATCGGCACGAGCTGGAGCGTCGGGGCCAAGGAGAACACCGGCGACGGCATCCTGGCCGGCCAGCGTGCCGGCGCCGCCCTGGCCCTGATGGACGACGCCTGGTGGGGTCCGACGATCCCCAGCGGCGACGGACCGTACTTCTGCCTGGCCGAGCGGACCCTGCCCGGCGGCCTGATCGTGAACCAGGCCGGGCACCGGTTCGTCGACGAGGCGGCGCCGTACGTGGACGTGGTGCACACGATGTACCGGCAGAACGCCACCGCCCCGGACATCCCGGCCTGGCTGATCATCGACCAGAACTTCCGAGACCGCTACGTCTTCCGCGACATCCTGCCGACCCTGCCGTTCCCCGACTCCTGGTACCAGAACGGCTCGGTCTACAGGGACCTGACCCTGTGGGGCCTGGCCGGCCAGATCGGGGTCTCGCCGTCGGTCCTGACGAACACCGTCGCGCACTTCAACGGCCTGGCGATCACCGGCAAGGACACGGACTTCGGCCGCGGGGTGAGCGTCTACGACCACTACTACACCGACCCCGCCATCATCCCGAACTCGTGCCTGGCACCGCTGTGGCTCGCCCCGTTCTACGCCCTGAGGATCGTCCCCGGCGACCTGGGCACCAAGGGCGGCATGGTCACCGACGAACGGGCCCGCGTCCTGCGCCCCGACGGCTCGGTCATCGGCGGCCTCTATGCCGCTGGAAACGCCAGTGCAGCCGTCATGGGACACAGTTACGCCGGCGCCGGGTCCACCATCGGCCCGGCGATGACGTTCGGCTACATCGCCGGCAACGACATCTGA
- a CDS encoding SigE family RNA polymerase sigma factor — protein sequence MAGSEPAGFREYIAARRKGLLATAYVLTGSQHGAEDLVQATLVKVWPRWNRVAAAGDPDAYVRKALLNTFLSWRRRDGGREVLSQDVGAVAAPRAGIGGLDADPGAGNALTGVLDRMVVRDLVRALPRRQRAVVVLRYFADLSEAQIAETLDCSVGTVKSQHAKALATLRRRTPAEDR from the coding sequence ATGGCGGGCAGCGAACCGGCCGGGTTCCGCGAGTACATCGCCGCCCGCAGGAAGGGGCTCCTGGCCACGGCCTACGTACTCACCGGTTCCCAGCACGGCGCCGAGGACCTGGTGCAGGCCACGCTGGTGAAGGTGTGGCCGCGCTGGAACCGGGTCGCCGCGGCCGGCGACCCGGACGCCTACGTCCGCAAGGCGCTGCTGAACACGTTCCTGTCCTGGCGGCGGCGCGACGGCGGCCGCGAGGTCCTGAGCCAGGACGTCGGTGCGGTCGCGGCGCCGCGAGCCGGCATCGGCGGTCTGGACGCCGATCCCGGCGCCGGCAACGCGCTCACCGGCGTGCTGGACCGGATGGTCGTCCGGGATCTGGTGCGTGCCTTGCCACGGCGCCAGCGCGCTGTCGTGGTGCTGCGTTACTTCGCCGACCTGTCCGAGGCGCAGATCGCCGAGACGCTGGACTGCTCGGTCGGCACCGTCAAGAGCCAGCACGCCAAAGCCCTGGCCACCCTCCGTCGCCGCACACCGGCCGAAGACCGATAG
- a CDS encoding darcynin family protein — translation MSTETRTEPPVTAFMLVKTTPEWLALTVAERVHAFTTQVLPAIQAKTSGVRSRFYDTEFYSARVTDVWVWEAEDHHAYQLLIDALRETPFWDRYFEVVDLLVGTENGYARTYGLENVATIST, via the coding sequence ATGAGCACTGAGACTCGCACCGAACCGCCGGTCACCGCGTTCATGCTGGTGAAGACCACTCCCGAGTGGCTGGCCCTGACCGTGGCCGAGCGCGTGCACGCCTTCACCACCCAGGTCCTGCCGGCCATCCAGGCCAAGACCAGCGGCGTCCGGTCACGGTTCTACGACACGGAGTTCTACTCCGCGCGCGTCACCGACGTCTGGGTCTGGGAGGCCGAGGACCACCACGCCTACCAGCTCCTCATCGACGCCCTGCGCGAGACCCCGTTCTGGGACCGCTACTTCGAGGTCGTCGACCTGCTGGTCGGCACCGAGAACGGCTACGCCCGGACCTACGGCCTGGAGAACGTCGCCACGATCAGTACCTGA
- a CDS encoding NAD(P)H-binding protein, with product MIVITAPTGNIGRQLLGLLLESAPAEETLRVIVRDPARLSEAARGRVEIVTGSHGDAEVVDRAFEGADAVFWLVPPDSALTPLEAWTAFTRPAAKALAAHGVGHVVGVSALGRGTPLADRAGLVTASLAMDDLIADSGVAYRALANPSFFENFLEEADSIREKGVFVDTVEPDRKAPLVAVADIAAAAARLLLDRSWTGVGSVPVLGPQDLSANDLARIMTEQLGRPVRYERQPLEEMHSTLVGYGLNAEFVQGIVDMKRAKDEGLDAGVERTPQTSSPTTFEQWCARTLKPAVES from the coding sequence ATGATCGTCATCACTGCTCCCACCGGGAACATCGGCCGGCAGCTGCTCGGCCTTCTGCTGGAATCCGCCCCGGCCGAGGAGACGCTGCGCGTGATCGTGCGCGACCCGGCCAGGCTTTCGGAGGCGGCGCGCGGACGCGTCGAGATCGTCACCGGCTCGCACGGCGACGCCGAGGTCGTCGACCGGGCCTTCGAGGGCGCCGACGCGGTGTTCTGGCTCGTGCCGCCGGACTCCGCCCTGACCCCGCTGGAGGCCTGGACCGCGTTCACCCGCCCCGCCGCCAAGGCGCTCGCCGCACACGGCGTCGGGCACGTCGTCGGCGTCTCCGCGCTCGGCCGGGGCACCCCGCTGGCCGACCGGGCCGGCCTGGTCACCGCCTCCCTGGCCATGGACGACCTCATCGCGGACAGCGGAGTCGCCTACCGGGCCCTGGCCAACCCGTCCTTCTTCGAGAACTTCCTGGAGGAGGCCGATTCGATCCGCGAGAAGGGAGTCTTCGTCGACACCGTCGAGCCCGACCGCAAGGCGCCCCTGGTCGCCGTCGCCGACATCGCGGCCGCCGCGGCGCGCCTGCTGCTGGACCGGTCGTGGACCGGCGTCGGGAGCGTGCCGGTGCTCGGGCCGCAGGACCTGTCCGCCAACGACCTGGCGCGCATCATGACCGAGCAGCTCGGCCGCCCGGTCCGCTACGAGCGCCAGCCGTTGGAGGAGATGCACTCCACGCTGGTCGGCTACGGCCTCAACGCGGAGTTCGTCCAGGGCATCGTGGACATGAAGCGGGCCAAGGACGAGGGCCTGGACGCCGGCGTCGAGCGCACGCCGCAGACCTCCTCCCCCACCACCTTCGAGCAGTGGTGCGCGCGGACGCTCAAGCCGGCGGTGGAGTCCTGA
- a CDS encoding LysR family transcriptional regulator: MASSTGLASSTDPATIDANLAIALDALLAENSVTRAAARLHTSPAAMSRTLARLRRILQDPLLVRAGQTMVPTPRAQELREEAAAVVRSLGVLLSPGGSVDLASLRSTFTLQAADLIGAALAPGLLNLARHEAPGVSFRIRAEDLEAGPALRDGRIDLEVGAIDHVDPETKVEELVWLRMVPAVRPGHPLADGAVTPARLAAAEHVVVSRRGRFTGPLDAALAQRGLQRRVNVVLPSHLAAMALAAHSDVVCLVPAALPGAAASPLSRQAVAFGLRLLDIPLELPPLAIAMAWHPRHTADGAHRWLRGAVRRTLGATAT; the protein is encoded by the coding sequence TTGGCAAGCAGTACGGGTCTGGCAAGCAGTACCGACCCGGCCACCATCGACGCCAATCTCGCCATCGCGCTGGACGCCCTGCTGGCCGAGAACAGCGTGACCCGGGCCGCCGCCCGGCTGCACACCTCGCCGGCGGCCATGAGCCGCACTCTGGCCCGCCTGCGCCGCATCCTGCAGGACCCGCTCCTGGTCCGGGCCGGGCAGACGATGGTCCCGACTCCGCGGGCCCAGGAGCTGCGTGAGGAGGCGGCTGCGGTGGTGCGCAGCCTCGGGGTGCTGCTGAGTCCCGGCGGGAGCGTCGATCTCGCGAGCCTGCGAAGCACCTTCACGCTCCAGGCCGCCGACCTGATCGGCGCGGCGCTGGCTCCCGGACTGTTGAACCTGGCGCGGCACGAGGCGCCGGGGGTCTCGTTCCGGATCCGCGCCGAGGACCTGGAGGCCGGCCCGGCTCTGCGCGACGGCCGGATCGACCTGGAGGTCGGCGCCATCGACCACGTGGACCCCGAGACGAAGGTCGAGGAACTGGTCTGGCTGCGCATGGTGCCGGCCGTGCGGCCCGGGCACCCGCTCGCGGACGGGGCGGTGACCCCGGCCCGGCTGGCCGCGGCCGAGCACGTCGTGGTCAGCCGCCGCGGCCGGTTCACCGGTCCGCTCGACGCCGCCCTGGCCCAGCGGGGTCTACAGCGGCGGGTGAACGTCGTGCTGCCCAGCCACCTGGCGGCGATGGCGCTGGCCGCGCACAGCGACGTGGTGTGCCTGGTCCCGGCGGCGCTGCCGGGCGCCGCGGCCTCGCCGCTGAGCCGGCAGGCCGTCGCGTTCGGACTGCGGCTGCTCGACATCCCGCTGGAGCTGCCGCCGTTGGCGATCGCGATGGCCTGGCATCCGCGGCATACGGCCGACGGCGCTCACCGCTGGCTGCGGGGCGCCGTCCGCCGGACGCTGGGTGCGACGGCTACTTGA